A window of Campylobacter ureolyticus contains these coding sequences:
- a CDS encoding (Fe-S)-binding protein: MIKEISNECIKCGKCIQVCTIYNINRDETTSPRGFLDLLGAYKDGNLALDKNLKTIFESCFLCTNCVDACPKSIKTDAAIENVRVDIAKKYGIAWYKKMAFWFLSHRKVLDICARMGYVFQSCGFKIKKENFSNSMKPRFKMPLVKKERLLPTASKKSFLNSHEEFIDNGGEKTIGLFIGCMGNYAYTNIGESILKICQSLKINLDLMKKQVCCGAAMYFTGDNKTTKKLAKKNIVYFEEMLKKVDAIIIPEATCSGMVKVDYAHLFYDEPSWQERAIKLQDKIFLASEYFYKHTNLKEILAKKEKLNLKITYHDPCHAKKMQGVFKEPRELLSNNFTLLEMENPDMCCGFGGVTMQTNNYHLSKTAGLKKAPMIQKTKADFVSAECSACRMQLNNSLNLISSDIRCVNPVELIAKALTF; the protein is encoded by the coding sequence ATGATAAAAGAAATTTCAAATGAATGTATAAAATGTGGTAAATGTATACAAGTTTGTACGATTTATAATATAAACCGTGATGAAACAACATCTCCAAGAGGGTTTTTGGATCTTTTAGGGGCATATAAGGATGGGAATTTAGCTCTTGATAAAAATTTAAAAACTATATTTGAGAGTTGTTTTCTATGTACAAATTGTGTTGATGCATGTCCAAAAAGCATAAAAACAGATGCTGCGATTGAAAACGTGAGAGTTGATATCGCCAAAAAGTATGGTATTGCATGGTATAAAAAGATGGCTTTTTGGTTTTTAAGTCATAGAAAAGTTTTAGATATTTGTGCAAGAATGGGATATGTTTTTCAAAGCTGTGGCTTTAAAATAAAAAAAGAAAATTTTTCAAATTCTATGAAACCACGTTTTAAAATGCCTCTTGTCAAAAAAGAAAGATTACTTCCAACTGCTTCTAAAAAAAGTTTTTTAAACTCACATGAAGAGTTTATAGATAATGGTGGAGAAAAAACAATTGGACTTTTTATTGGCTGTATGGGAAATTATGCTTATACAAATATTGGAGAAAGTATTTTAAAAATTTGCCAAAGTCTAAAAATAAATTTAGATTTAATGAAAAAGCAAGTTTGTTGTGGTGCGGCCATGTATTTTACTGGAGATAATAAAACTACAAAAAAACTTGCTAAGAAAAACATAGTTTATTTTGAGGAAATGCTTAAAAAAGTTGATGCCATTATAATACCTGAAGCTACCTGTTCTGGTATGGTAAAGGTTGATTACGCTCATTTGTTTTATGATGAGCCAAGCTGGCAAGAAAGAGCTATAAAATTGCAAGATAAAATATTTTTAGCAAGTGAATATTTCTATAAACACACAAATTTAAAAGAAATTTTAGCAAAAAAAGAAAAACTAAATTTAAAAATCACCTATCACGATCCATGCCATGCTAAAAAAATGCAAGGCGTTTTTAAAGAGCCGCGTGAACTTTTATCTAATAATTTTACTCTTTTGGAAATGGAAAATCCTGATATGTGTTGTGGATTTGGTGGTGTTACAATGCAAACAAATAATTATCACTTAAGTAAAACTGCAGGCCTTAAAAAAGCCCCGATGATACAAAAAACAAAGGCAGATTTTGTAAGTGCTGAGTGTAGTGCCTGTAGAATGCAACTAAACAACTCTTTAAATTTAATATCATCAGATATAAGATGCGTTAATCCAGTTGAATTAATTGCCAAAGCTCTTACTTTTTAA
- the hemB gene encoding porphobilinogen synthase, producing MFRRFRRLRRNVAIRDLVRETHLSVDDLIYPLFVVPGSRVKKETPSMPGVFQMSIDELLKECEEVVNLGIKSILLFGIPDVKDSVGSDALSDDGIIAKTLRAIKEKFPNLYVITDLCFCEYTDHGHCGILCKDTVDNDATLEISVKQALIHAKNGADMIAPSGMMDGIIENLRKGLDENGYESLPIMAYSTKFASAYYGPFRDVAESSPSFGDRKTYQMDPANRLEAINESLEDEKEGADILMVKPALAYLDIIRDLKNKTLLPVCAYNVSGEYALLKAGEKAGVIDYKKVMLETMISIKRAGADLIITYHAKELAKILNK from the coding sequence ATGTTTAGAAGATTTAGAAGATTAAGAAGAAATGTAGCAATTAGAGATTTAGTAAGAGAAACACATTTGAGTGTTGATGATTTGATTTATCCACTTTTTGTTGTTCCAGGAAGTAGAGTAAAAAAAGAAACTCCTTCTATGCCAGGTGTTTTTCAGATGAGTATTGACGAGCTTTTAAAAGAGTGCGAAGAAGTTGTAAATTTAGGTATAAAATCTATTTTATTGTTTGGAATTCCTGATGTAAAAGATAGTGTTGGAAGTGATGCATTAAGTGATGATGGAATTATTGCAAAAACTTTAAGAGCTATAAAAGAAAAGTTTCCAAATTTATATGTTATAACCGATCTTTGCTTTTGTGAGTATACTGATCACGGACATTGTGGAATTTTATGCAAAGATACAGTAGATAATGATGCAACACTTGAAATTTCAGTTAAACAAGCTTTAATTCATGCTAAAAATGGTGCTGATATGATAGCCCCAAGTGGTATGATGGATGGAATAATAGAAAACCTTAGAAAAGGGCTTGATGAGAATGGCTATGAGAGTTTACCTATTATGGCGTATTCAACCAAATTTGCAAGTGCTTATTATGGACCATTTAGAGATGTGGCAGAAAGTAGTCCTAGTTTTGGAGATAGAAAAACTTATCAAATGGATCCAGCAAATCGACTTGAAGCTATAAACGAAAGCTTGGAGGACGAAAAAGAAGGAGCTGATATTTTGATGGTAAAACCAGCACTAGCATATTTAGATATCATAAGAGATTTGAAAAATAAAACATTACTTCCAGTTTGTGCCTACAATGTAAGTGGTGAATATGCCTTGTTAAAAGCTGGGGAAAAAGCAGGGGTAATTGATTATAAAAAAGTAATGCTTGAAACTATGATTTCTATAAAAAGAGCAGGAGCTGATTTAATTATAACTTATCACGCTAAAGAGCTAGCTAAAATTTTAAATAAATAG
- the rpmG gene encoding 50S ribosomal protein L33 codes for MRIKVGLKCSESGDINYTTYKNSKTTTEKLELKKYCPRLKKHTVHKEVKLKS; via the coding sequence ATGAGAATAAAAGTTGGTTTAAAATGCAGTGAGAGTGGAGATATAAACTACACTACATATAAAAATAGTAAAACTACTACTGAGAAACTGGAGCTTAAAAAGTATTGTCCAAGACTTAAAAAACACACAGTTCATAAAGAGGTTAAACTAAAAAGTTAA
- a CDS encoding DUF2603 domain-containing protein gives MDKEIEKIEQDFGKDQTIFEILNTENSDKKTIMLKKGSWKNRYPWFGIDADKNIYSVLSLKSLTSLINSYKNVARENFDLKLEKSIARTLPIDFGDVWSVCMEEIKKLALLDPELQVSNLDLDKIVDNVKIKYPNLFVDIDNMIRGNVENFKHN, from the coding sequence ATGGATAAAGAAATAGAAAAAATAGAGCAAGATTTTGGAAAAGATCAAACGATTTTTGAAATTTTAAATACCGAAAATAGCGATAAGAAGACTATTATGCTAAAGAAAGGCTCATGGAAAAATAGATATCCATGGTTTGGTATAGATGCTGATAAAAATATTTATTCAGTTTTATCGCTCAAAAGTCTAACATCACTTATAAATAGCTATAAAAATGTTGCAAGGGAAAATTTTGATTTAAAACTTGAAAAAAGTATAGCAAGGACTTTGCCGATTGATTTTGGAGACGTTTGGAGTGTTTGTATGGAAGAAATTAAAAAACTTGCTTTATTAGATCCTGAACTTCAGGTTTCAAATTTAGATCTTGATAAAATAGTTGATAATGTAAAGATTAAATATCCAAATTTATTTGTTGATATTGATAATATGATAAGGGGAAATGTTGAAAACTTTAAACACAATTGA
- the tuf gene encoding elongation factor Tu codes for MAKEKFTRNKPHVNIGTIGHVDHGKTTLTAAISAVLSRKGLAELKDYDNIDNAPEEKDRGITIATSHIEYETTNRHYAHVDCPGHADYVKNMITGAAQMDGAILVVNAADGPMPQTREHILLSRQVGVPYIVVFLNKADMVDDAELIELVEMEVRELLNEYGFPGDDTPIIVGSALKALEEAKAGTDGEWSAKIMELMDAVDSYIPTPQRDTDKPFLMPIEDVFSISGRGTVVTGRVEKGVVKVGDTIEIVGIKPTQTTTVTGVEMFRKEMEQGEAGDNVGILLRGTGKDDVERGMVLCKPGSITPHNKFEAEVYILTKEEGGRHTPFFNNYRPQFYVRTTDVTGSITLGEGKEMVMPGDNVKITVELIHPVALEQGTRFAIREGGRTVGSGVVAKIIE; via the coding sequence ATGGCTAAAGAAAAATTTACGCGTAACAAGCCACACGTTAATATCGGTACTATCGGTCACGTTGACCATGGTAAAACTACTTTAACTGCTGCTATTTCTGCAGTTCTTTCAAGAAAAGGTCTAGCTGAGCTAAAAGACTATGATAACATAGACAATGCTCCTGAAGAAAAAGATCGTGGTATTACAATTGCAACTTCACACATAGAGTATGAAACTACAAATAGACACTATGCTCACGTTGACTGTCCTGGGCACGCTGACTATGTTAAAAACATGATTACTGGTGCTGCACAAATGGATGGCGCTATACTAGTTGTTAACGCAGCTGATGGTCCTATGCCACAAACTAGAGAGCATATCTTACTTTCAAGACAAGTTGGTGTTCCTTACATAGTAGTTTTCTTAAATAAAGCTGATATGGTTGATGATGCTGAGCTTATCGAGCTAGTTGAAATGGAAGTTAGAGAGCTATTAAATGAGTACGGTTTCCCTGGTGATGATACACCTATCATTGTTGGTTCAGCTTTAAAAGCTCTAGAAGAGGCAAAAGCTGGTACTGATGGTGAGTGGTCAGCTAAAATAATGGAACTTATGGATGCAGTTGATAGCTATATCCCAACTCCGCAAAGAGACACTGACAAACCATTCCTAATGCCTATTGAAGATGTATTTTCAATTTCAGGTCGTGGAACAGTTGTTACAGGTAGAGTTGAAAAAGGTGTTGTAAAAGTAGGTGATACTATTGAAATTGTAGGTATTAAACCAACTCAAACAACAACTGTAACAGGCGTTGAAATGTTTAGAAAAGAGATGGAACAAGGTGAGGCTGGTGATAATGTAGGAATACTTCTTAGAGGAACAGGTAAAGATGATGTTGAAAGAGGTATGGTTTTATGTAAACCAGGCTCAATTACTCCTCATAATAAATTTGAAGCTGAGGTTTATATTCTAACTAAAGAAGAAGGTGGAAGACATACACCATTCTTTAATAACTATAGACCACAATTCTATGTTAGAACAACAGACGTTACAGGTTCAATTACTCTTGGTGAAGGCAAAGAAATGGTTATGCCAGGCGATAACGTTAAAATAACAGTTGAGCTTATTCACCCAGTTGCACTAGAGCAAGGAACAAGATTTGCTATCCGTGAGGGTGGTAGAACTGTTGGTTCTGGTGTTGTTGCAAAAATTATAGAGTAA
- the argF gene encoding ornithine carbamoyltransferase, which translates to MKDFLTLNDFKKEQILEILEIVKNIKNEVKKGIFTPYLKNQTLAMVFEKNSTRTRISFEVGMYQLGGHALFLDSKTTQLGRGEPIKDTARVISSMCDMAMLRVYRHTDLKEFARFAEIPVINGLSDLFHPVQLMADYLTMVELNVGKNIAYIGDSNNMCNSWLNLASIMGLNLSVAIPKNYKINDEVLKIAMNNAKISGAKITITSDPKIAIKDVDVVATDTWFSMGDEVSKDQKVKDFEGFLIDEDLMSLAKKDAILLHCLPAYRGYEISDKVFEKHSKEIFLEAENRLHAQKGIMVWLNNVCKNS; encoded by the coding sequence ATGAAAGATTTTTTAACTCTAAATGACTTTAAAAAAGAACAAATTTTAGAAATTTTAGAAATTGTAAAAAATATAAAAAATGAAGTAAAAAAAGGTATTTTTACGCCTTATTTAAAAAACCAAACTCTAGCAATGGTCTTTGAAAAAAATTCAACTAGAACAAGAATAAGCTTTGAAGTTGGAATGTATCAACTTGGTGGGCATGCACTTTTTTTAGATAGTAAAACGACTCAGTTAGGACGCGGTGAGCCAATAAAAGATACAGCAAGAGTAATATCATCTATGTGTGATATGGCTATGCTTAGAGTCTACAGGCATACAGATTTAAAAGAATTTGCCAGATTTGCGGAAATTCCAGTTATCAATGGGTTAAGTGATCTTTTTCATCCAGTTCAATTAATGGCTGATTATCTAACTATGGTGGAACTTAATGTTGGTAAAAATATAGCCTATATTGGTGATAGTAATAATATGTGCAACTCGTGGCTAAATTTGGCAAGCATTATGGGTTTAAATTTAAGCGTTGCAATTCCAAAAAATTATAAAATAAATGATGAAGTTTTGAAGATAGCAATGAACAATGCAAAAATAAGTGGTGCAAAAATAACAATAACAAGTGATCCAAAAATCGCAATAAAAGATGTAGATGTTGTAGCTACTGATACTTGGTTTTCAATGGGCGATGAGGTTAGCAAGGATCAAAAAGTAAAAGATTTTGAAGGTTTTTTAATAGATGAAGATTTGATGAGTTTAGCTAAAAAAGATGCAATTTTACTTCATTGCTTGCCAGCCTATAGGGGATATGAAATAAGTGACAAGGTCTTTGAAAAGCATAGTAAAGAGATTTTTTTGGAAGCCGAGAATAGACTTCACGCACAAAAAGGTATTATGGTTTGGCTTAATAATGTGTGTAAAAACTCATAA
- the hemN gene encoding oxygen-independent coproporphyrinogen III oxidase, with the protein MKTLNTIDFDAYAKYSKPGPRYTSYPTALEFSEKFTYDEYLNELKKQDKNRPLSLYFHLPFCRSACYFCGCNVIYTSKQDKMTRYLDYVEKELLILSKIVDTSRVVSQMHFGGGTPTFYDAQSLDRLITSIKKYFKNFSDDAEISCEIDPRFLTDEQSDVLIKHGFNRISFGVQDFNEKVQKEIHRIQSFELTKNAIDMVRKKGINSVNIDLIYGLPYQNLETFKETLRLSLELNPDRYAIFNYAHVPWIKKSMRKFDETTLPHPSVKLEILKFTHDYLTSNGYKMIGMDHYAKPEDELFKALEDGSLHRNFQGYTTKGGADLIGIGLTSIGEGIRHYGQNYKDLKEYEEAIDNGKLPYCKGILLNEEDILRKEVIMSLMSNFYLNIKKIETKFSIKFKEHFKESLEELKELSEFVEVSDDAIKVNPTGTLLIRNIAMCFDEYMKNIANKRFSKTV; encoded by the coding sequence TTGAAAACTTTAAACACAATTGATTTTGATGCATATGCAAAATATTCAAAACCAGGACCAAGATACACAAGCTATCCAACTGCTTTGGAATTTAGTGAAAAATTTACCTATGATGAATATTTAAACGAGTTAAAAAAACAAGATAAAAATAGACCACTTTCTTTATACTTTCATCTTCCATTCTGTCGTTCTGCCTGTTATTTTTGTGGATGTAATGTAATTTATACAAGCAAGCAAGATAAAATGACAAGATATCTTGATTATGTTGAAAAAGAGCTTTTAATTTTAAGTAAAATCGTAGATACTTCAAGAGTTGTATCTCAAATGCATTTTGGTGGTGGAACACCTACATTTTATGATGCACAAAGTCTTGATAGATTAATAACATCTATAAAAAAATATTTTAAAAATTTTAGCGATGATGCAGAGATTAGTTGCGAGATTGATCCTAGATTTTTAACGGACGAACAAAGTGATGTTTTGATAAAACATGGGTTTAATAGGATAAGTTTCGGAGTTCAGGATTTTAATGAAAAAGTTCAAAAAGAAATTCACAGAATCCAGTCTTTTGAGCTTACTAAAAATGCCATTGATATGGTTAGAAAAAAAGGAATAAATTCAGTTAATATAGATCTAATTTATGGACTACCTTATCAAAATTTAGAAACCTTTAAAGAAACTCTAAGATTGTCACTTGAGTTAAATCCTGATAGATATGCAATTTTTAATTACGCACATGTTCCATGGATTAAAAAATCTATGAGAAAATTTGATGAAACAACTCTTCCTCATCCTAGTGTTAAGCTTGAAATTTTAAAATTTACACACGATTATTTGACATCAAATGGCTATAAAATGATTGGCATGGATCACTATGCAAAGCCAGAAGATGAGCTTTTTAAAGCCTTAGAAGATGGGAGTTTGCATAGAAATTTTCAAGGATATACAACCAAAGGTGGTGCGGATTTAATAGGAATAGGACTTACAAGCATTGGTGAGGGTATTAGACATTATGGACAAAACTATAAAGACTTAAAAGAGTACGAAGAAGCAATTGATAATGGAAAACTACCATACTGTAAAGGAATTTTACTAAATGAAGAAGATATTTTAAGGAAAGAAGTTATAATGAGTCTAATGAGTAATTTTTATCTTAATATCAAAAAAATTGAAACTAAATTTAGTATAAAATTTAAAGAGCACTTCAAAGAAAGTTTAGAAGAGTTAAAAGAATTAAGCGAATTTGTTGAAGTCAGCGATGATGCTATAAAAGTAAATCCAACAGGTACTTTGCTCATAAGAAATATTGCAATGTGCTTCGATGAATATATGAAAAATATAGCAAACAAGAGGTTTTCAAAAACAGTATGA
- the secE gene encoding preprotein translocase subunit SecE has translation MEKIKSYIYQSKIELDKVIFPTKEQIRNAFVMVIIVVFAVSVFLALVDLIMSFTISKIV, from the coding sequence ATGGAAAAAATTAAAAGTTATATATATCAATCAAAAATAGAACTAGATAAGGTAATATTTCCAACAAAAGAGCAAATTAGGAATGCTTTTGTGATGGTTATTATCGTAGTTTTTGCTGTATCTGTATTTTTGGCTTTGGTTGATTTAATTATGTCTTTTACCATTTCTAAGATAGTGTGA
- a CDS encoding aldehyde dehydrogenase family protein: MVNLQEKYNLFIGGEFVKSSANETLEVFNPANGKKLADITDATKEDVDLAVKAARKAFEKFRRSTVNQRSEILNKIADIIDENKEFLAKVESMDNGKPIRETLNVDIPYAADHFRYFAGVILAQEGSANVLNEQILSMVLREPIGVVGQIVPWNFPFLMAAWKLAPVIAAGDTTVFKPSSETSLSVLELMRLIKDVLPKGIVNVITGKGSKSGEWLKNHPDLDKLAFTGSTEVGRDIGIAAAERIIPSTLELGGKSANIIYADACMQKALDGVQMGILFNQGQVCCAGSRIFVEESIYDEFIEKAVEKFKNIKVGDPLDPNTQMGAQINKKQADKILSYIDIALSEGAKIAVGGKRSAAGDAFVEPTLIVNAKNDMRVAQEEIFGPVGVVIKFKNEDELIKMVNDSEYGLGGGIFTNNITKALNTARAMETGRVWINCYNQIPAGAPFGGYKNSGIGRETHKMILEHYTQAKNIMVDLTGKTSGLY, translated from the coding sequence ATGGTAAATTTACAAGAAAAATATAATTTATTTATCGGTGGTGAGTTTGTAAAATCAAGTGCCAATGAAACACTTGAGGTTTTTAATCCAGCAAATGGTAAAAAACTTGCAGACATTACCGATGCCACAAAAGAAGATGTTGATTTAGCTGTAAAAGCAGCGAGAAAAGCTTTTGAAAAGTTTAGACGATCAACTGTTAATCAGCGTTCAGAAATATTAAACAAAATCGCAGACATTATAGATGAAAATAAAGAATTTTTAGCAAAAGTTGAATCTATGGATAACGGAAAACCAATTAGAGAAACTTTAAATGTTGATATTCCTTATGCTGCTGATCATTTTAGATATTTTGCTGGTGTTATTTTAGCACAAGAAGGTAGTGCAAATGTTCTAAACGAACAAATTTTAAGTATGGTTTTAAGAGAGCCAATTGGCGTTGTAGGACAAATTGTTCCTTGGAATTTTCCATTTTTAATGGCAGCATGGAAATTAGCGCCAGTTATCGCAGCGGGTGATACAACTGTTTTTAAACCATCAAGTGAAACAAGCTTAAGTGTTTTAGAGCTTATGAGACTTATTAAAGATGTTTTACCAAAAGGTATTGTAAATGTGATTACTGGAAAAGGTAGTAAATCAGGTGAGTGGTTAAAAAATCATCCAGATCTTGACAAATTGGCTTTTACAGGCTCAACTGAAGTTGGTAGAGATATTGGAATAGCTGCTGCAGAAAGAATAATCCCTTCAACTCTTGAATTAGGTGGAAAAAGTGCAAACATAATATATGCTGATGCGTGCATGCAGAAGGCTCTTGATGGCGTTCAAATGGGTATTTTGTTTAATCAAGGTCAAGTTTGTTGTGCTGGAAGTAGAATTTTTGTTGAAGAAAGTATTTATGATGAGTTTATTGAAAAAGCAGTAGAGAAATTTAAAAATATAAAAGTGGGTGACCCGCTTGATCCAAATACTCAAATGGGTGCACAAATTAATAAAAAACAAGCCGATAAAATTTTAAGTTATATAGATATTGCTTTAAGTGAAGGGGCAAAAATTGCAGTTGGTGGTAAAAGATCAGCTGCTGGAGATGCTTTTGTAGAGCCAACTTTGATAGTAAATGCTAAAAATGATATGAGAGTTGCGCAAGAAGAAATTTTTGGACCAGTAGGCGTTGTTATTAAGTTTAAAAACGAAGATGAACTTATAAAAATGGTAAATGACAGCGAGTATGGCTTGGGCGGTGGAATATTTACAAACAATATTACAAAAGCTCTAAATACTGCAAGAGCCATGGAAACTGGAAGGGTTTGGATAAATTGTTATAATCAAATTCCAGCAGGTGCACCATTTGGTGGATATAAAAACTCAGGAATTGGTAGAGAAACACATAAAATGATTCTTGAGCATTACACTCAAGCAAAAAATATAATGGTAGATTTAACAGGAAAAACATCCGGTCTCTATTAA
- the nusG gene encoding transcription termination/antitermination protein NusG, translating to MAHRWYAIQTYAGSEMSVKNAIETLVENQGLQDKVEQVVVPTEDLIDIKNGKQTIKEKSLYPGYCFAKLDLDTALWHKIQSLPKVSRFIGESKKPSALSDKDVEMILDKVNKRAAPKPKISFDEGESVRIKEGPFANFIGTVEEYDMIHGTLKLNVSIFGRSTPVEILYSQVEKIV from the coding sequence ATGGCACACAGATGGTATGCTATACAGACTTATGCTGGTTCTGAAATGAGTGTAAAGAATGCAATTGAGACTTTAGTAGAAAATCAAGGATTGCAAGATAAAGTGGAGCAAGTTGTTGTTCCAACTGAAGATTTAATAGATATTAAAAATGGCAAGCAAACAATAAAGGAAAAAAGCCTTTATCCTGGTTATTGTTTTGCTAAACTTGATTTAGATACTGCACTTTGGCATAAAATTCAAAGTTTGCCAAAAGTTAGTCGTTTTATTGGCGAAAGTAAAAAACCTTCAGCCTTAAGTGATAAAGATGTTGAAATGATTTTGGATAAAGTTAATAAAAGAGCTGCACCAAAACCAAAAATTTCTTTTGATGAGGGTGAAAGCGTGAGAATAAAAGAAGGTCCTTTTGCAAATTTTATTGGAACTGTAGAAGAGTATGATATGATACATGGAACTTTAAAGCTAAATGTTTCTATATTTGGTAGAAGTACCCCAGTTGAAATATTATATTCACAAGTTGAGAAAATTGTTTAA